The Clostridiales bacterium DNA window TAAATCAAAATTTGTCGATGCCAACCTTACGATATTATCGTTTCTCTTCCTTGCCACGGCATATGTACCAAAACTCAAAGCGCACGGGAAGACATATCCTCCGTTATAATCCGTATGCTCCCCTATGAGATTAACTCTTCCAGGAGCATAAAATGAACGCGTTTTCCCTTCATAACCGAACATTTCCGAAAACTTCCTTTTGACTTCCTCCAATTTCATAAACAATCCCTCCTGCGATTATTATACTTCAATTCAAAAGAGTCTCATGTCATTTTTTAAACGGCACAATTTATATCCGTATTTCGAATTTTGAACTGAAGTTAAGTATAGTTTAATTCGCAATTTGAGCTTATGTTATTTTGAGCACTCATTTGTTGCTCAAAATAACATAAGCCTATTTATGCCTGATTTCAAATTACGAACTGAAGTTGAATATAGAAAACCTTTTCTATTGCTATATTCTTATTATATAATATGTAAAATTATTTTAATAGTGCTAAATCGATATCGAAGTTTCATATATTTATATGAAATAATATTAAGGACGCGGCATATGCTGAAAATATTTTATATCCCATGGAAAAAAGCGGCTCTGGCTGTAATTTTTCTTGTTTTATGCATAAGCATCTTTGCTATATCCGAGAAAAAGACATTTTTTGCTGGCAGCCCCCTTGAAGGAAAGACAATAGTCGTGGATGCAGGCCATGGAGGCGTCGATAGCGGAGCCAACAACAGCTATATTAAGGAAAAGGATGTAAACTTAGATATTTCACTTTATCTTGAGAAAAAGCTGTCACAAAACGGTGCAAAAGTCGTCATGACAAGGACGCAAGACACCGAACTTTCAAAATCATCCAAAATAGACAGGAGCAGATACCTTGAGGACCTGTCCAACAGGGTTGAAATAATAAACAATGCAGATGCGGATTTATTCGTGAGCATACACACAAATTCAAATGTCAGAAAGCCTTCGACAAGGGGCATGATTGCATTTTATTACAATTCAGTCCCCCAAAACCGCGAAATAGCATATGCGCTTCAGGATGTATTCAACACATATGAGTTTGTATATGATGGAAATTCATATACCAGCCACCATATTCCCCAAAAAGGGAAATACTATATATTAGTTAACTCAAAAGTACCGGGAGTAATCGTTGAAAGCGGGTTTATTACAAACAGCGGCGATTTATTCCTTTTAAAGACGAAGGAATACCGCCTGCACATAGCAGATGCGGTATGCAAGGGTATAATCAACTATTTTACAAAATCCCATGCCGCCCCTTTAGAAAATGGCTTATCAGGTATTGAAGAGGAAAATATAATACGGATGTTTGAAGATGAGGAGCAGTAATGCTATAAATTTCTTAAAAACATATGCGATTTTTCATTGTTCTCCTCCAACTCTTCGATGCTGTTTATGCCTATAGATTTGAGTATTTTTA harbors:
- a CDS encoding N-acetylmuramoyl-L-alanine amidase, whose translation is MLKIFYIPWKKAALAVIFLVLCISIFAISEKKTFFAGSPLEGKTIVVDAGHGGVDSGANNSYIKEKDVNLDISLYLEKKLSQNGAKVVMTRTQDTELSKSSKIDRSRYLEDLSNRVEIINNADADLFVSIHTNSNVRKPSTRGMIAFYYNSVPQNREIAYALQDVFNTYEFVYDGNSYTSHHIPQKGKYYILVNSKVPGVIVESGFITNSGDLFLLKTKEYRLHIADAVCKGIINYFTKSHAAPLENGLSGIEEENIIRMFEDEEQ